From Pontibacter actiniarum, a single genomic window includes:
- a CDS encoding amidohydrolase family protein: MQEKKPILTADDLLKIDIHTHILPANWPNLRDRYGYGGFIRLEHHKPCCARMMMDDKFFREIQDNCWDPRVRMHECSQHKVGVQVLSTVPVMFNYWAKPEHTYDLSRMLNDHIAGIVADYPDRFVGLGTLPMQEPELAVKELERCMKELGMAGIQIGTHINDWNLEEPELFPVFEAAEALGAAIFVHPWDMFGKEKMSKYWLPWLVGMPAETSMAICSMIFGGVLERLPKLRVAFAHGGGSFPATIGRIAHGFEVRPDLCAVDNNVNPRNYLGKFYLDSLVHDPAALDYLVNLVGANSIALGTDYPFPLGELEPGKIIESMPYDLATKERMLSGTALEWLNLKKEQFVKGQGRVKEKA, encoded by the coding sequence ATGCAAGAGAAGAAGCCTATACTTACTGCCGACGACCTGCTGAAGATAGACATACACACGCACATCCTGCCTGCTAACTGGCCCAACCTGCGCGACCGTTACGGCTATGGCGGCTTTATCCGGCTGGAGCACCACAAGCCCTGCTGCGCCCGCATGATGATGGACGATAAGTTCTTCCGCGAAATTCAGGATAACTGCTGGGACCCAAGGGTGCGCATGCACGAGTGCAGCCAGCACAAGGTAGGGGTACAGGTGCTGAGCACCGTGCCGGTGATGTTTAACTATTGGGCAAAGCCGGAGCACACGTATGACCTGTCGCGGATGCTGAATGACCACATTGCCGGCATCGTAGCCGATTACCCGGATCGCTTCGTGGGACTGGGCACCTTGCCCATGCAAGAGCCTGAGCTGGCGGTGAAAGAGCTGGAGCGCTGCATGAAAGAGCTGGGAATGGCAGGCATACAGATCGGCACCCACATTAACGACTGGAACCTGGAGGAGCCGGAGCTGTTCCCTGTTTTTGAAGCGGCGGAGGCACTGGGCGCAGCCATTTTCGTGCATCCCTGGGATATGTTCGGCAAAGAGAAGATGAGCAAGTACTGGTTGCCCTGGCTGGTGGGCATGCCTGCCGAAACAAGTATGGCCATCTGCTCGATGATCTTTGGAGGAGTGTTGGAGCGCCTGCCAAAGCTGCGGGTGGCCTTTGCACACGGCGGCGGTTCCTTCCCGGCGACCATTGGCCGTATTGCACACGGCTTTGAGGTGCGCCCGGACCTGTGCGCAGTGGATAACAACGTAAACCCGCGCAACTACCTCGGCAAGTTCTACCTCGACTCCCTGGTGCATGACCCTGCTGCCCTCGACTACCTGGTAAACCTGGTGGGGGCCAACAGCATCGCGCTCGGCACTGATTACCCTTTCCCGCTCGGTGAGCTGGAACCGGGCAAAATCATCGAGTCCATGCCTTACGACCTGGCTACCAAAGAGCGCATGCTCAGCGGTACGGCCCTGGAGTGGCTCAACTTAAAAAAGGAGCAGTTTGTGAAAGGGCAGGGGCGGGTAAAGGAAAAGGCTTAG
- the kynU gene encoding kynureninase — MNYQNTLAFAQEQDKQDPLHHFKNQFYFPQVNGQDAIYFCGNSLGLQPKSAQRFIDHEMYKWANLAVEGHFKGEEPWFNYHELLAGGAARVVGAKESEVVIMNQLTVNLHLMLVSFYRPEGKRFKIITEGGAFPSDQYALETQAKFHGYNPDEAIIELFPREGERTLRIEDILQSIKEHGEELSLIMMGGINYYTGQVFDMEAITKAGHEVGALVGFDLAHAAGNIPLQLHAWDVDFAVWCTYKYLNSGPGGTSGVYVHERFGNDPGLPRFAGWWGHDAQERFKMQKGFKPMAGAAGWQLSNGQILTMSVHRAALELVEEAGGMEALRAKSEKLTGYLEYLINDVHVGEDVLEMITPRNPQARGCQISLLVKQNSRVLFDKLMEAGIIVDYREPNVIRVAPTPLYNSFEEVYRFSEILHECLEGVK, encoded by the coding sequence ATGAACTACCAGAACACACTTGCCTTTGCGCAGGAGCAAGACAAACAAGACCCGCTACACCACTTCAAAAATCAGTTTTACTTCCCGCAGGTAAACGGCCAGGATGCCATTTATTTCTGTGGCAACTCGTTGGGCCTGCAGCCGAAGTCGGCGCAGCGGTTCATCGACCATGAGATGTATAAGTGGGCGAACCTTGCCGTGGAGGGCCATTTTAAAGGAGAGGAGCCGTGGTTTAACTACCATGAGCTATTGGCTGGCGGTGCCGCCCGTGTGGTAGGCGCCAAAGAGAGCGAGGTCGTGATTATGAACCAGCTGACGGTGAACCTGCACCTGATGCTGGTGTCGTTCTACAGGCCGGAAGGCAAACGGTTCAAGATCATCACCGAGGGCGGCGCTTTTCCATCCGACCAGTATGCGCTGGAGACGCAGGCGAAGTTCCACGGCTACAACCCGGATGAGGCCATTATCGAGCTGTTCCCTCGCGAGGGGGAGCGCACGCTGCGCATCGAAGACATCCTGCAAAGTATAAAAGAGCACGGCGAGGAGCTGTCCCTGATTATGATGGGCGGCATAAACTACTATACCGGGCAGGTGTTCGACATGGAAGCCATCACCAAGGCAGGGCACGAGGTGGGAGCTTTGGTCGGCTTTGACCTGGCGCACGCCGCAGGCAACATCCCGCTGCAGCTACACGCCTGGGACGTAGATTTCGCCGTGTGGTGCACGTACAAATACCTTAACTCCGGACCGGGAGGCACGTCGGGGGTATATGTGCATGAGCGTTTCGGAAACGACCCGGGCCTCCCGCGCTTTGCCGGCTGGTGGGGCCATGATGCCCAGGAGCGCTTTAAAATGCAGAAAGGCTTTAAGCCCATGGCAGGAGCGGCCGGGTGGCAGCTGAGTAACGGGCAAATCCTGACGATGTCGGTGCACCGTGCCGCCCTGGAGCTGGTAGAGGAAGCCGGTGGCATGGAAGCCCTGCGTGCCAAGAGCGAAAAGCTGACGGGTTACCTGGAGTACCTGATAAACGATGTGCATGTGGGCGAAGATGTGCTGGAGATGATCACGCCGCGCAACCCGCAGGCGCGTGGCTGTCAAATCTCGCTGCTCGTGAAGCAGAACTCGCGCGTGCTGTTTGATAAGCTGATGGAGGCAGGCATTATTGTGGATTACCGTGAGCCAAACGTGATCCGCGTGGCTCCTACGCCGCTCTACAACAGCTTTGAGGAAGTATACCGCTTCTCCGAAATCCTGCACGAGTGCCTGGAGGGCGTAAAGTAG
- a CDS encoding ABC transporter permease, which yields MVIALLRELSQRYNAGFVLDNRFLNEDYEQLHAAEQRVAVLSKYFAGLAMLISCLGLLGLATFTAERRMKEIGIRKMLGASEFSIAYLLSADFSKLVVVVILIALPVSYLVITHWLDNLAYRIELKLWYFPGAGLLALVIAWGTVGMQAVKAASVSPTQCLKEE from the coding sequence GTGGTGATCGCGCTGCTTCGGGAGCTTAGCCAGCGCTATAACGCCGGCTTCGTGCTCGACAACAGGTTCCTAAACGAAGACTATGAGCAGCTGCATGCCGCCGAGCAGCGTGTGGCGGTGCTGTCTAAGTACTTCGCTGGGTTAGCCATGCTGATCTCCTGCCTCGGCTTGCTCGGGCTTGCCACCTTTACCGCCGAAAGAAGGATGAAAGAGATCGGCATCCGGAAGATGCTGGGCGCCAGCGAATTTAGTATCGCATACCTGCTGTCGGCCGATTTTTCAAAGCTGGTCGTGGTTGTCATCCTGATCGCGCTGCCTGTCAGTTACCTGGTCATCACGCACTGGCTGGATAACCTTGCCTACAGGATTGAGCTGAAGCTGTGGTACTTTCCCGGAGCCGGGCTCCTGGCACTGGTGATCGCCTGGGGCACCGTGGGCATGCAAGCCGTAAAAGCGGCCAGCGTAAGCCCTACCCAATGCCTGAAAGAGGAGTAG